A window from Primulina eburnea isolate SZY01 chromosome 2, ASM2296580v1, whole genome shotgun sequence encodes these proteins:
- the LOC140824778 gene encoding large ribosomal subunit protein eL39x produces MPSHKTFMIKKKLAKKQRQNRPIPYWIRMRTDNTIRYNAKRRHWRRTKLGF; encoded by the exons ATG CCGTCCCACAAAACGTTCATGATAAAGAAGAAATTGGCGAAGAAACAGAGGCAGAATAGGCCTATCCCATACTGGATCCGTATGCGTACTGACAACACCATCCGCTACAACGCCAAGCGCCGCCATTGGCGCCGTACCAAGCTCGGATTCTGA